Genomic segment of Tindallia magadiensis:
GCATCTCCGACTGATAATGGTAGGCTCTGGCTATGGCGCATCGTTGCCGCATTCCTCCGCTTAGCTGATGCGGATAACTTTTTTCAAAGTTTTTCAGCCCTACCTTTTCAATTAGGTCCCTTATTTCTGATGGATGTCCTGTCTTTTTTACCATCCGGATGTTTTCTTCCAGCGTTTTCCAGGGTAACAGACGATCTTCCTGAAAAACATAGCCAATCTTTTCCTTCTTACCAACAATTTCTCCCTGATCTGGAGATGTGATACCGGAAATCATGTTCAACAGAGTTGATTTCCCGCAGCCGGATGGTCCCAGGATGCAGGTGATTTCCTTTTCTTTTATCTCCAGATGGAAGTCCTCCAGCACTTTCAAATCTGCAAAGCATTTGGATAGGTTTTTGAGAATCATCCTAAGCACCCTTCCTTTCGTCTTCCTTCTGCTTCTTTTGCTCCTCCTTTTCCTGCTCCTTCAGTCTATAGTAGATAAAAGATTCCAGCTTTGATTTGTCTGTCTCGTTTTCATCCCCATCAAAGGTCATCTGCAAATGGGGAGTATTGTTTTTTAGAAGTTCCTCCTCCTGCAGGATCGTCAGGATGGTATCCGTATTCTCGTACATGGATGCAATCATTAACATTCCCATATCATCTCCGACCCCGCCGGTAGCTTTTGCAATCCGATATCGGCCATTGCCTCCTGCATAATATTTAAGACTGCTGTTTGCCCGCTTCAGCAATGCTTCTGGTTGTTCCTCGAAGGGGCTTTCTTCTTCAAGAGCGAGATGAATTCGCTTAATATACGCTTCCAGTTTCTTCAGTTCTTGATGGGCGGAGTGCTGATTTTTATTGATTCCCTGAGCAAGAAAGTCTTTCCATAGAAACCAGAAGCTTTCGCTAAGTGGCTGGTAACGCAGGCGGATGCCTTTCTTTTCAACTACTTTGCTTAAATCATTGTTTAGCAGTGGGTTAAATAATATTCCCGTTTCACCCACCAGTCTTAAGATTTTCCGGCTGTGATCCTTCTGATGAAGGTCTCTGATTTCAGCTGCCACATTTTCCAGTTTATCCATGTTCAGGCTTTCATTGCGGATTAAATGAAGGAAAGTGTTCTCATACTCACGCTTCCTGTTTTCAGGTGCCAGGTGCACCATATCTCCGGCCAGCATCAACAAGAAGAGGTCATTTGTAATTGATTTTTCTTTGATCAGGTCTTCCACAAAAGGCGCCAGAACCTTCAAATCTGCAAAACCTTCGCTATTCAGCTTTTCTCTAATCAGCTGATGGTATTGTCCTCCCGCTTCCGCTCCTTCAGTAGTGGGAATAACAAAGCCTATCTGCCGATTTTCCCCGTCTGTCTCCCTGGCCTTTGCCAGCACATCGCCTAACAGGGCGGTGAAGGATAGGTATTCCTTCGTCAGCGTCTTTTTCCGGCCAATATCCAGGGTTCTTTTGCTGGTTTTAGGGAGTACTTTTATGTGATATCCTTTCTGCTGAAGGAACTTCGCTAGTAGAAGGCTGTAGCTGTCCATATAGGGGATATACCATTCTGTTTCTTTATCCAGCTCTCCAAAAGACATTTTCATATTGAGGGAAGCCTTCTCTTGGTTCGCTCCATATTCTTTAAGGCTCAACGCCTTTTCAGGCTCTGTTTTTTCTGATTTCAGAGCGTTAATGAAAGCTTCCAGACGGGTTATGACTCCCACCGCCGAGCAATGTTCGTCTACCTCTAGGTGCAGGTAGGGTTTTTCTCCCATTTCAGATTTGACCAAGTGTACCAAGGTTGTATCCGGTCCACAGCCATGATTGGTCAGGTAGATAGGATACAGGTTGGGATGCTCTTTAATGATCCGAATCCCAGACAAAATATGCTGGCCAAAGGGCCAGTACATATTGGGGTATTCCCCGGATGTATCATAATCATGGGCAGGCAGGTTGGAAAGGGTTAGAACTTTGTGTCCCATGGCTTCCAACTTTTCAGGAATCCCCATATTCAAAACCGGATCTGTAATTCCGTAGGCTCTGGTGACGATAACAAAGACTTTTTCCTGGTCTTTCAGTTCTCTTACAGTCTTCTCACCAAGCTCTTCTACCTTTTTTTCAAAGGCTTTAAAGTGCATCATCCCTTTAGCTAAGGCAGCACTTGTCTGAATTTTATTTTTTCCCAGCTTTTCTCCCAGCTCCATCAACACTTTCATCATATGCTGTTTGCCGAAGTTAAAAGAAAGTTCAGGCGTCAGAAGGGTTATGCCTTTTTTCTCCGGTTCCATCATCTTTTCCACCAGTTTAGGGGCGCATTGCATATATACGCAGCCATAATTTTGTCTTGTTTGGGAGACAGGATGAGCCATAGTGTGAAGGGAAGGCAAGAACAGGTAATCCACGTTTTTCTCCATCAATTCTGCCACATGACCGTTAATCAGTTTAACCGGATAGCAGGTTTCCTCTATGGAATGTTCCTGGCTTCGTTCCACGGTTTTTTCATCACTTTTGTCGGAAAGTACTACATTTAGCCCTAGTTCTTTGAAATAGGTATTAAAGAGAGGGAAGAGTTTATGCAGAAACAGCACTCTAGGAATGCCTACTGTCTTCTGGCGGGGATTCCTCTCCGGGTTGTAGCCTTCCAGATAATGGCGCTCTACTTCCTGAAAAACTCCCTGTTGCTTTGGATGCATCGAATTACTTTCTTCTGTTGCAAAGGCTCTTCCCATTCGTTCCTGAGCCAAAATTGCCGCCCCGTAAGCACCTGTCACACTGAAAAACGGCGGGACTTCAACCGTTTTACCCAGTATGGAACGAAAAGCGTTCACTACAGCCTGATTATAAGCCACGCCTCCCTGGAAAAAGATTTTCTTTCCCATGGTTTTTCGTCCCACCACTTTATTAAGATAGTTATTGGCGATGGAATAGGATAAGCCGGCAGCGATATCCGCCATTTCTTCACCTCGACTCAGAGCTCCTGCAATATTGCTTTCAATAAAGACCGTGCACCGATCTCCCAGATCCACCGGACTTTCTGCGGAGAGAGCTAAATCTCCGAATGCTTCTATGGGGATGTCCAATTTTTTCGCCTGCTCTTCGATAAAAGAACCCGTTCCGGCGGCACAGATTTTATTCATTTCAAAGTCCACCACAGCGCCTTTATCCATTTTGATAAACTTGGAGTCCTGCCCTCCGATTTCAATAATGGTGTCCACTTCCGGATCTATGCTGTGTGCCGCTTTGGCCTGTGCTGTGATTTCATCTACGATGGTATCGGCTCCCACGTGCTTTCCTGCCAGATGTCTTCCGGAGCCGGTAGCACCAGCGCCCCGTATCCGGAGGGAGCCGCATGCTTCTTCCTTAATCAATTCGATTCCCTGGTTCACAGCGGCAATAGGATCACCTTTGGTTCTCAGGTATTGATGACTGATAACCCGCCGCTGCTCATCCATGAAAATCACATTGGTACTGGTGGAACCGATGTCCATCCCCAGAAAACCAGTAAGGGGTTGGTTCCGGTCCGAGAAATGACTGAGATGTTTGTTCTTGCTATCAGCTTTACCGTAGGATCCCAGCGGTGAGAATTTTATGCCATCCGCTGCCTGCTCTTCCCGGTGGATCTTTGCTGTGGCCAAACGCAGTATTTTCAAATCTAAATGAGCTTTTTCCTTTAGCCCCAGGCTTGCAACTCCTATAGCAGAAATGATTCCACTGTGTTCCGGAAGAATCATATCATCGGATTCAAGCTTTAATACGGATTTCAGTGCTTCCAATATAGTTTGATTCTTTCTGACGCCTCCAGCTACCAGAATCGGTTTTTGGACGGGATGCTTTTTGATGACATTAGCACGATAGTTTTTCACCAGCGCATAGGCAAGTCCCCTTAAAATATTGTTTACCGACTGTCCTTCCTGTTGGTGATGAATAATATCTGTTTTGGCAAAAACGCTGCATCGGCCTGCAATTCTTGGGATTTCTGTTGCTTTTTCTGCCATGGGGGCGTAGTCTTCCAGTTTCATCCCCAGCCGGGACACCTGTTCTTCCAGGAAAGACCCGGTACCGGCAGAACAGTTGCTGTTGATGGAAATGGTTAGTCCCGAAGCTTTTTCCCGCAGTCCGGTAATATATTTTGAGCTTTGTCCTCCAATTTCAATGATGGATCGAGCCCGTCCGTCGGTGATTCGGCTGCCCTCCACCAAAGCAGTTACTTCATTCATTCCACAGATGCCGCCGGAGTTTACCAGTGCTTTCGCGCTTTGACCCGTTGCCCCGCCGAAGTGTATTTTTTCTGGATATTTTTCTGTCAAAGCATCAATGAAGTCCTCTATCGCTTCTTTTATTTTTCCTTTATGCAATACATAGCTGCTTTCCAGTATGTCCAGATCTTCATTAATCAGGACCCCTTTAAAGGCAGAATATCCTATATCGATTCCCACACTATACATCTATAATCCTCCTTAATGCGCCTCCATCAATTGACATCAATTATCATTATTGTTTATAATAAGTATATCTTAACAGGGAATGCACAAAAAAAATGTATCCAGGGATACATTTTGAGAACTTTTCTCATTTGCTTTTGCTAAAATTATTTTCTGTCGTTTTATGAAGACAGTTGTTCTTGGATAAGGAAGGATTTTTAACTACAGAAAAGAGTGATGATATGGAAAAAATGCTCTCAGGCCTTGGTGATTGTGCCCTCTTTCAGCATTTGCCGGAGGATGAGATGATGAAGCTTTTATCAGAAATTAAATATCGGGTTCGCATCTATGAAAAAAATGAAGTGATTTTCAGCCCTCATCAAAAGGCCGATACTCTCGGGATTCTTCTGGAGGGAGCCGTAGATGTCCAGAAGCTTTTTTCCTGCGGCAAAACCGTTACCGTTAATCGGAGATTTGCTCCTGATCTTATCGCTGACGCGTCTATCTTTGCTGATATTCAGCACTATCCATCCAATATTATTGCCAGCGAAAAATCAAGACTGTTTCTAATCAACCGCCAAAATCTCCTTACTCTTTTTACCCGAAATGAACCAATCATGGCGAAGTTTTTACAGTCCGTATCCAACCGGGTCCTTATGCTGAATAAATCCATCGAAATTCTTTCCATAAACTCTGTCTCATCTAAAATTGCCTGGTATTTAATCGATCAATATAATGAACAAAACCGTTCATGCATTCAAATGATCTTTTCAAAAAAAACATTAGCTGAACATTTGAATGTTTCGAGAACTACCCTATCCAGAGAACTAAAAAAAATGGAAAAAGAAGGGATTATTTCTTTCAATCGTAAACTCATTCAAATTCTTGACATCGAAAAGCTAGAGAAGTTTTGCTGATCCTAAACATCCACCATTCTTTTTGACTAGCATAGGATTTCTTCGCTACAAAAATATGCTATAATAGGTTCGTTATCTTAAAATCTTATCCGTTAAAAAAGGAGCTTTACAATGCAAAAACAAGATATTCTTGAGCTGAAGAAAAGATATAAAAAAGACGAGTGTACTTTTACAAAAGTATGTGGATGCTACGTCAATAGTGAAAAGCATAAAGTGTTACAATTCAGAGAAAGCTTTCTCAATCTGGAAGAGGATGATGCCTTTAAGTATATGGATATTGTCCGAAAAGTCTTTTCTGGCACAGTAGATAATCATCTGTTAGAATTGCAATTTCCTTTAGATGAAAACTTAGAAAATCCAAAACAAACCTTTTTTTATCAATTAAAAAAGAGTCAACTTAGAGACGACGAGCTATTAGACTCTCTCTACCAGTCCATCATTGACGAGTTTCCTCATGAAGGGAATTATTTGATTTTACTTTTCCATGATGCTTATGATGTGATCACCAAAACTTCCGACCGCTCTAAATTAGATGAGTCCGAAGAAGTGTATGAATACATTTTGTGTGCCATCTGTCCTGTTTCATTAAGCAAACCAGGCCTTCGGTATTTCGAAGAAGAACAAAAGATTAAAGCCCGTATCCGTGATTGGATTGTTGAAAAACCAACGATTGGATTTGTTTTTCCTGCTTTTATTAATCGAAGTGCGGATGTGAATGCGATTATGTATTACACCAAAAATCCTAAGAATCCTCATCTCTCAATGATGGAAGAAGTATTGGGTTGCACTCCGAAACAAACCGCAGCAATCCAAAAAGAATCTTTTCAAATGATCGTTAAGGACTCAATGGGACCAAATGAAGAGATAGGCGAAAACGCCTTGTTAGAAATTCATAGTGCTCTGGAACATATGGTAGAAGAACATGAAACATTATTTGATGGCGGAAAAGAAGAACCTTTACGCTTATCTAATAAAGAAATAAAACAGTTGCTGATTGATAGTGATATCCCTGAAGATGTAATTCCTAAAATTGAAACCTCTTATCAGCAGTGCTTTGAAGAAGATTTTCCTATCGCCCAAAATCTTATTGATTCCAAAATAACCAAAGCAACTGAACAACGCGAAAAAGAACTTAAACTGCAAAAACAAGTGGTTGTTTTGCAGGAAAAGCTGGAGAGTACGATACCTCAATCCAATGAAGAAGATGTTGTGCTTCATGTTAACCCCGAAAAAGCATCTGCCATTACTTCTCAAGAAATCAATGGTCAACGCTGCCTTGTTATACCGCTTGATGAAAATGAAAATGCTATCATTAATGGACAAGAGCATTCTTTCTAAAAAAAGCTTGTGGAAAGTACCTATTATGTGTACTTTTCACAAGCTTTTTTTCTTGCTTATTTTTATTGAACCAGATATGCTGGAATAAGATTGTTTTATTTTCATTTTTACTCATCAGAAAGGTTTGTGAACTTTTATATGCAAAATAGGCACATTGTTGAAGTAAATAAAAATGAACTCATTCTCAACATTGAAGGCTTCGACCCCTATAAATCTTTTGAGTGCGGCCAATGCTTTCGATGGCATCACCAGCCTGATGGATCTTATACTGGCGTTGTTTCCAATAGGGTATTAAATGTACGATGTGAAAACCAACAAATCCTATTAAAGGGTACATCTTTATCAGAATTCCACAACTTTTGGGCCCATTATTTTGACCTCAATACCAATTACGACGCAATTCAAAAAAGGCTCATCCATAAAACCCCTTGGATTAAAGCAGCTATTTCCAGCGGAAATGGAATTCATATTTTCCATCAAGATTTATGGGAAATCTTTATTTCTTTTATCATATCTTCCAATAATAATATATCGCGAATTAGCCAAATCATCGAATCAATCAGTCAACTCTTTGGTGAAAAGCTTGCCTCTTCCCTACCAGGACAATGGTTTAGCTTCCCTAAACCCGTCTCCCTTAACCAGTTGACGGAAAAAGATTGGCGAGAACTCAATGTTGGTTACCGAGCACCATATTTGGTTAGTGCGGTGGCATCTTGGCATATTTTTTATCAGGAAGTTAATGAAATGCTTCGCTTAAAAGGCAAGGATTCAACACTGGAAACTTCACGTTCTCTCCAAAAAATTCCTGGTATAGGTCCTAAAGTCGCTTCTTGTATTCAACTATTCGGAACGCCTCAACGCGATGTTTTTCCGATCGATGTCTGGGTTCGACGAGCGATGATGCATTTTTATAGTCCCTCCGAAAAACAAAGTGACCTTCAACTTCAAAAAGATGCTCTGCATCTTTTTGGAGATGATGCTGGATTTGCACAGCAATATCTTTTTTTTCATGCCCGTTCCTATTTTAATAAACATTAAAAATCCTGTTTATCAACATTACAATTTCAAGGAGACATCACTATGAAAAAAATATTTACACTTTTGAAAGCTAAATTAGGAAAATTCGAATTTCACTTCAGTCTACTTATTTGGGCTTCTTTACTACTTTTGCATCTAAATGGATATTATTTATTTATTCCACCCACAGGAGATTTTCCACTGGATCCTATCCTTTTATTCATTTCCAGTGGCATTAGTGTTCTTGTTCAGACTCATCAAAAAAAGACAGTCGACCGAGCTTCTTGTGGGTTTCTGATCTTTAGTTTCGCCCTGATCATCAACTACTTTCTTTATCGCTTGGGTATTTTCTTTTATAATTACATTGTTTTTTTTGTTACTGTAGGTCTTCTTTTATTCTATGATCGTTTGCGATTAAAAACGATGTCATCGCTACGTCAAGCATCTGTTGTCCTATTGATACTGGCACTTTTTATTGCCTACGATTATGCCCATTATGAAGAAAGATTATTGAAAGATCATGAGTTTGATCGATTTATTCGTCATGAGTTCAATTTGTCTCATCCTCTTACAAAAGAAGATCTGGCGCAAATAGACAGTTTCTATCTTCCTCATCGTCACAGGGTATCAAGTCTGGAAGGATTAGAGTATTTTACAGGACTCGAAGAAGTTGGCTTCTACAACGCTTCTATCATCCATGATTTTTCACCTATATCAAAACTCCCAATATTAGAAAGACTGGTTATTGCCGACGGTGACCTCAATCGATTAGACAAGATTGAAACAATGGAAACCGTTAAAAGTCTGGAAATAACCTATCCTGACAGAGGAAAAATAAGCTCTTTTCAAGCCTTTCCAAATTTAATCAATTTATATCTTCAAGGCGTTCGTTCTCCTCAACACTATGAAAAAATAGCTGATTTAGATATTCCCATATCCGTTGAAGAATTGAGCCTTGGTGTCACCCATGAATTTGCTTTAGAAGAATTGTCTCATTTAGAAAACTTGAAAGTGCTTCGATTATTTCGATTAAGAGTAAAGGGTATTGAATCCATCCAAGAGTTTCAACAGTTAGAGAAATTATCTGTTCAAAGTGTATATATTGAAAACCAGTCTCTTTTAATGGAGCTGTTAGAAGAACATTCCATTACCTTTGAGGATCGGAGCTAGCCGATCCTCTTTTAAATTGTAATATTTGTGAAGCACACTGTTCATCTCTTATTAGGTTTCCTTTCTATATAGTGCCGACTCGCCTCATGTTAAACAGCATGGCACCGGCTATTATTAAGGTCATTAGTTCGTAAATAACCGGGGCAATCCATATAGCATGACTCCCTAATATGCTAGGTATCAACAGTAGTACTACTACCACCAATGCATATCCTCTTAAAAATGAAATTGTCGACGCTTTTTGACTTTGTTTAAGTGCTGTCATCAATCCAGAAATAAACACATTAAACCCTGTTACTAAAAATCCAAATCCAAACCACTTCAATGCTGCGACAGACAATTGAAAGGATGTTTCATGTTCCGGGCTAATAAATAATCTCACTACATATTCATTCAATTGCTGAGAGATAAAAAAGAATAGTAGAGAAAAGGCTAAGACTGTTTTAAAGGATAACATCGTAATTTCCCGAATACTTTCCTGATCATTTTTACCATTAAAATAACTGACTAATGGCTGCATCCCTTGGTTGATACCTATCATTGTCATCATAACCAGATTATTAAGGTACATAAGCACTCCAAAAGCCGCAATACCATGAGGACCAATCCAACGAATAATAACGAAGTTAAATGCAAAAGTGGTAAATCCAATGGATAACTCTGTTAATGACTCCGGAAACCCAACCCGTAAAATCCTCTTAATGTCACTCCATATGAAGACAGGCTTTATAAACTTCAAAGAACCTTTCTGTCTAATAAAATGAATTAGGAAAGCTATACATGATAAAAACTGCGCAAGTCCTGTTGCATAAGCCGCTCCCTTAATTCCCATTCCTAATCGAATAACAAGTAAATAGTCAAATACGATATTAATAACCGCTGCCAGCGTAACATAAGTGATGGACAATGACGGAAAACCATCTGCTTTGACCAATACTTCCAAGGTATAGGCAACCATAAAGAATGTGCTGAAGCTAATAACAATACCTAGATAATCTTTTACATATCCATAGGTTTCTTCTGTCGCTCCTAAAAATGTTACCAGCGGGTCTAAGAAATAAAGAGACAAACTGGTAATAAGAATTCCAATGCCCGCAACAATAAAAACCGTCACACTAAACAAATGATTTCCTTTTTCTGTATTGCCCTGTCCCATGTAGTAAGTAATCCAAGTAGATGCTCCGACGGCAATTAATAGTGCAATAGCAAATACCGTATTCACAAAAGGCATTGCTAAGTTAACGGCAGCCAGAGCCTGATCACCAACACCTCTTCCCACAAACATCCCGTCTACCATCGTATAGATAGAAAAAAACCACATGGCACTAACCGATGGTACCAAATACTGAAAAAACTTTTTCTTTACTGACATTTTTCGCTTCCTCTCAAAGTATGATAAAATATAGAACATACTCATCATAAACCTTAGTATTATACCAAGGTCAAGGAGGAATTATGAAAAAAGAATACTCAATTGGAGAAATATGTCAATTATATCAATTAGGACCTGACTCTTTGCGGTATTATGAAAAGAAAGGACTGCTGCATCCAACCCGAAAACCAAACG
This window contains:
- a CDS encoding ABC transporter ATP-binding protein, which gives rise to MILKNLSKCFADLKVLEDFHLEIKEKEITCILGPSGCGKSTLLNMISGITSPDQGEIVGKKEKIGYVFQEDRLLPWKTLEENIRMVKKTGHPSEIRDLIEKVGLKNFEKSYPHQLSGGMRQRCAIARAYHYQSEMLLMDEPFKSLDYDLRMNMVKMLQDLWTEWGNTVVFVTHEIDEALLLGNRIILLKKNPCTVDQVIEIKTPQSQRTLMDNDLLRAREIIIDGMTNKKKRKCHHEKSANDRINNGINDNLLCCLQ
- a CDS encoding acyl-CoA dehydratase activase, giving the protein MYSVGIDIGYSAFKGVLINEDLDILESSYVLHKGKIKEAIEDFIDALTEKYPEKIHFGGATGQSAKALVNSGGICGMNEVTALVEGSRITDGRARSIIEIGGQSSKYITGLREKASGLTISINSNCSAGTGSFLEEQVSRLGMKLEDYAPMAEKATEIPRIAGRCSVFAKTDIIHHQQEGQSVNNILRGLAYALVKNYRANVIKKHPVQKPILVAGGVRKNQTILEALKSVLKLESDDMILPEHSGIISAIGVASLGLKEKAHLDLKILRLATAKIHREEQAADGIKFSPLGSYGKADSKNKHLSHFSDRNQPLTGFLGMDIGSTSTNVIFMDEQRRVISHQYLRTKGDPIAAVNQGIELIKEEACGSLRIRGAGATGSGRHLAGKHVGADTIVDEITAQAKAAHSIDPEVDTIIEIGGQDSKFIKMDKGAVVDFEMNKICAAGTGSFIEEQAKKLDIPIEAFGDLALSAESPVDLGDRCTVFIESNIAGALSRGEEMADIAAGLSYSIANNYLNKVVGRKTMGKKIFFQGGVAYNQAVVNAFRSILGKTVEVPPFFSVTGAYGAAILAQERMGRAFATEESNSMHPKQQGVFQEVERHYLEGYNPERNPRQKTVGIPRVLFLHKLFPLFNTYFKELGLNVVLSDKSDEKTVERSQEHSIEETCYPVKLINGHVAELMEKNVDYLFLPSLHTMAHPVSQTRQNYGCVYMQCAPKLVEKMMEPEKKGITLLTPELSFNFGKQHMMKVLMELGEKLGKNKIQTSAALAKGMMHFKAFEKKVEELGEKTVRELKDQEKVFVIVTRAYGITDPVLNMGIPEKLEAMGHKVLTLSNLPAHDYDTSGEYPNMYWPFGQHILSGIRIIKEHPNLYPIYLTNHGCGPDTTLVHLVKSEMGEKPYLHLEVDEHCSAVGVITRLEAFINALKSEKTEPEKALSLKEYGANQEKASLNMKMSFGELDKETEWYIPYMDSYSLLLAKFLQQKGYHIKVLPKTSKRTLDIGRKKTLTKEYLSFTALLGDVLAKARETDGENRQIGFVIPTTEGAEAGGQYHQLIREKLNSEGFADLKVLAPFVEDLIKEKSITNDLFLLMLAGDMVHLAPENRKREYENTFLHLIRNESLNMDKLENVAAEIRDLHQKDHSRKILRLVGETGILFNPLLNNDLSKVVEKKGIRLRYQPLSESFWFLWKDFLAQGINKNQHSAHQELKKLEAYIKRIHLALEEESPFEEQPEALLKRANSSLKYYAGGNGRYRIAKATGGVGDDMGMLMIASMYENTDTILTILQEEELLKNNTPHLQMTFDGDENETDKSKLESFIYYRLKEQEKEEQKKQKEDERKGA
- a CDS encoding Crp/Fnr family transcriptional regulator codes for the protein MEKMLSGLGDCALFQHLPEDEMMKLLSEIKYRVRIYEKNEVIFSPHQKADTLGILLEGAVDVQKLFSCGKTVTVNRRFAPDLIADASIFADIQHYPSNIIASEKSRLFLINRQNLLTLFTRNEPIMAKFLQSVSNRVLMLNKSIEILSINSVSSKIAWYLIDQYNEQNRSCIQMIFSKKTLAEHLNVSRTTLSRELKKMEKEGIISFNRKLIQILDIEKLEKFC
- a CDS encoding DUF4317 domain-containing protein, which encodes MQKQDILELKKRYKKDECTFTKVCGCYVNSEKHKVLQFRESFLNLEEDDAFKYMDIVRKVFSGTVDNHLLELQFPLDENLENPKQTFFYQLKKSQLRDDELLDSLYQSIIDEFPHEGNYLILLFHDAYDVITKTSDRSKLDESEEVYEYILCAICPVSLSKPGLRYFEEEQKIKARIRDWIVEKPTIGFVFPAFINRSADVNAIMYYTKNPKNPHLSMMEEVLGCTPKQTAAIQKESFQMIVKDSMGPNEEIGENALLEIHSALEHMVEEHETLFDGGKEEPLRLSNKEIKQLLIDSDIPEDVIPKIETSYQQCFEEDFPIAQNLIDSKITKATEQREKELKLQKQVVVLQEKLESTIPQSNEEDVVLHVNPEKASAITSQEINGQRCLVIPLDENENAIINGQEHSF
- a CDS encoding DNA-3-methyladenine glycosylase family protein, with product MQNRHIVEVNKNELILNIEGFDPYKSFECGQCFRWHHQPDGSYTGVVSNRVLNVRCENQQILLKGTSLSEFHNFWAHYFDLNTNYDAIQKRLIHKTPWIKAAISSGNGIHIFHQDLWEIFISFIISSNNNISRISQIIESISQLFGEKLASSLPGQWFSFPKPVSLNQLTEKDWRELNVGYRAPYLVSAVASWHIFYQEVNEMLRLKGKDSTLETSRSLQKIPGIGPKVASCIQLFGTPQRDVFPIDVWVRRAMMHFYSPSEKQSDLQLQKDALHLFGDDAGFAQQYLFFHARSYFNKH
- a CDS encoding leucine-rich repeat domain-containing protein → MKKIFTLLKAKLGKFEFHFSLLIWASLLLLHLNGYYLFIPPTGDFPLDPILLFISSGISVLVQTHQKKTVDRASCGFLIFSFALIINYFLYRLGIFFYNYIVFFVTVGLLLFYDRLRLKTMSSLRQASVVLLILALFIAYDYAHYEERLLKDHEFDRFIRHEFNLSHPLTKEDLAQIDSFYLPHRHRVSSLEGLEYFTGLEEVGFYNASIIHDFSPISKLPILERLVIADGDLNRLDKIETMETVKSLEITYPDRGKISSFQAFPNLINLYLQGVRSPQHYEKIADLDIPISVEELSLGVTHEFALEELSHLENLKVLRLFRLRVKGIESIQEFQQLEKLSVQSVYIENQSLLMELLEEHSITFEDRS
- a CDS encoding MATE family efflux transporter; amino-acid sequence: MSVKKKFFQYLVPSVSAMWFFSIYTMVDGMFVGRGVGDQALAAVNLAMPFVNTVFAIALLIAVGASTWITYYMGQGNTEKGNHLFSVTVFIVAGIGILITSLSLYFLDPLVTFLGATEETYGYVKDYLGIVISFSTFFMVAYTLEVLVKADGFPSLSITYVTLAAVINIVFDYLLVIRLGMGIKGAAYATGLAQFLSCIAFLIHFIRQKGSLKFIKPVFIWSDIKRILRVGFPESLTELSIGFTTFAFNFVIIRWIGPHGIAAFGVLMYLNNLVMMTMIGINQGMQPLVSYFNGKNDQESIREITMLSFKTVLAFSLLFFFISQQLNEYVVRLFISPEHETSFQLSVAALKWFGFGFLVTGFNVFISGLMTALKQSQKASTISFLRGYALVVVVLLLIPSILGSHAIWIAPVIYELMTLIIAGAMLFNMRRVGTI